A window of Actinomadura rubteroloni contains these coding sequences:
- a CDS encoding Dyp-type peroxidase, with protein sequence MPEPQNVLAPLTDSALFLTFVVRPGGEADVHALLPDVAGMIRSVGFPLPDEELTCVVGIGSDLWDRLFTGPRPARLHPFREITGPRHRAPATPGDLFVHLRARRPFTCFELGRRIAGRLGAAADVVDEVTGFRYYDRRDLLGYVDGTENPTGAAAGAAALVGADDPSFAGGSYLLVQKYVHDLARWTELPGADRDRAIGRHRADDVEIPDDLKAPDAHVALATVEDADGTERKIVRDNMPFGSIAKAEYGTYFAGYAADPGVIETMLTRMVVGVPPGTSDRILDVSTPVTGGLFFAPPADFLAAPPPRPAG encoded by the coding sequence TTGCCCGAGCCCCAGAACGTGCTCGCCCCGCTCACCGACAGCGCGCTGTTCCTCACCTTCGTCGTCCGGCCGGGCGGCGAGGCGGACGTCCACGCCCTGCTGCCGGACGTCGCCGGGATGATCCGCTCGGTCGGCTTCCCGCTCCCCGACGAGGAGCTGACCTGCGTCGTCGGCATCGGATCGGACCTGTGGGACCGGCTGTTCACCGGGCCGCGTCCGGCGCGCCTGCACCCGTTCCGCGAGATCACCGGCCCGCGCCACCGCGCGCCCGCGACGCCCGGCGACCTGTTCGTCCACCTGCGCGCCCGGCGGCCGTTCACCTGCTTCGAGCTGGGCCGCCGGATCGCCGGACGGCTCGGCGCGGCGGCCGACGTCGTGGACGAGGTCACCGGCTTCCGCTACTACGACCGGCGCGACCTGCTCGGCTACGTGGACGGCACCGAGAACCCCACCGGCGCGGCGGCGGGCGCGGCGGCGCTCGTCGGCGCCGACGATCCGTCTTTCGCGGGCGGTTCGTACCTGCTGGTGCAGAAGTACGTGCACGACCTCGCCCGGTGGACGGAGCTGCCGGGCGCGGACCGGGACCGCGCGATCGGCCGCCACCGGGCCGACGACGTGGAGATCCCCGACGACCTGAAGGCCCCCGACGCGCACGTCGCCCTCGCCACGGTCGAGGACGCCGACGGCACCGAACGGAAGATCGTCCGCGACAACATGCCGTTCGGCTCCATCGCGAAGGCGGAGTACGGCACCTACTTCGCGGGGTACGCGGCCGATCCCGGCGTGATCGAGACCATGCTGACCCGCATGGTCGTCGGCGTCCCGCCGGGGACGTCCGACCGGATCCTCGACGTGTCCACGCCGGTCACCGGCGGGCTGTTCTTCGCGCCCCCGGCGGACTTCCTCGCGGCCCCGCCGCCGCGCCCGGCCGGCTGA
- a CDS encoding FAD-binding and (Fe-S)-binding domain-containing protein has translation MERLERDLRERVAGEVRFDAGSRAMYAHDASNYRWPPIGVVVPDTVDAGAEAVAVCREHRVPVLSRGGGTSLAGQCCNTAVVIDWSKNCNRLVELDTGARTAVVEPGACLDDLNTALEPHGLTVGPRPSTHATCTIGGMVGNDSCGATAQAYGRMTASVERLEILTYDGVRTWVGPTDDDEYARILAAGGRRAEIYRELRVLRDDGLALLRTRYPDIPRRVSGYSLDELLPENRFNVARALVGSEGTLVTVLHAEIRLFEAPKARALVVLGYDDIAAAADAVPAVAAHEPLALEGLDDELVRLARADALMSTDVRRELPAGAGWLMVRFGGRSQREADERADALVEALGTSPNSPRVQDRHDPAEERKLWKVREAGLGATAYPPGEPDTHEGWEDAAVPPDKLGDYLRDFRALVDEFGLEPISLYGHFGQGCVHTRIPFDLSDDAGIARYRDFVQRAARLVVSYGGSLSGEHGDGQSRAELLPLMFGDDMVALFGRFKAIFDPDDRMNPGKVATPSREQRPERLDDHLDRHGYHPSEPETSFSYPNDDHRFTHAAARCVGIGNCRSSSGGVMCPSYRVTGEEKHATRGRARLLNEMMRGEVIQDGWRSKDVADALDLCLACKGCRHDCPVGVDMATYKAEFLSHHYEGRIRPPAHYAMGWLPLWAGLASAAPRAVNAVTHAPGLARVVKAAGGVDRRRELPRFAGERFSDWFRRRRPQGSGWRGPVVLWPDTFTDSFHPEAGKAAVEVLEKAGFRVEVPPRPSPLGTARDGLCCGLTWISTGQLGTAARVLRRTARALGPRLRAGEEVVVLEPSCAAVFRADAPELLAGDPEIGLLRDRTRTLAELLDEHDVPFPKAKQVKAIAQPHCHHHAIMGFDADRAVLARAGVDTEVLDVGCCGLAGNFGFERGHYDVSVGAAELGLWPAVRSAPSGTAVLADGFSCRTQIEAGTDAAPRHLAELLRDAVLTANPACSAR, from the coding sequence ATGGAGCGGCTGGAACGGGATCTGCGGGAGCGTGTGGCGGGAGAGGTCCGGTTCGACGCGGGGTCGCGGGCGATGTACGCGCACGACGCGTCGAACTACCGGTGGCCCCCGATCGGCGTGGTGGTGCCGGACACGGTGGACGCGGGCGCCGAGGCCGTCGCGGTGTGCCGGGAGCACCGCGTCCCGGTGCTGTCGCGCGGCGGCGGGACGAGCCTCGCCGGGCAGTGCTGCAACACGGCCGTCGTCATCGACTGGTCCAAGAACTGCAACCGGCTCGTCGAACTGGACACCGGCGCGCGGACCGCGGTCGTGGAGCCCGGCGCCTGCCTGGACGACCTCAACACCGCCCTGGAACCGCACGGCCTGACCGTCGGGCCGCGGCCGTCCACGCACGCGACCTGCACGATCGGCGGAATGGTCGGCAACGACTCGTGCGGCGCGACCGCGCAGGCCTACGGACGAATGACCGCGTCGGTGGAGCGGCTGGAGATCCTGACCTACGACGGCGTCCGGACGTGGGTCGGCCCGACCGACGACGACGAGTACGCCCGGATCCTCGCCGCAGGGGGCCGCCGCGCCGAGATCTACCGGGAGCTGCGGGTGCTGCGCGACGACGGCCTGGCGCTGCTGCGTACCCGGTACCCCGACATCCCGCGCCGCGTCTCCGGCTACAGCCTGGACGAGCTGCTGCCCGAGAACCGCTTCAACGTCGCCCGCGCGCTGGTCGGCTCGGAGGGCACGCTGGTCACCGTGCTGCACGCCGAGATCCGGCTGTTCGAGGCGCCGAAGGCCAGGGCGCTGGTCGTCCTCGGCTACGACGACATCGCGGCGGCGGCCGACGCCGTCCCGGCCGTCGCCGCGCACGAGCCGCTGGCGCTGGAGGGCCTGGACGACGAGCTGGTCCGCCTCGCCCGCGCCGACGCGCTGATGAGCACTGACGTCCGGCGCGAGCTGCCGGCGGGCGCGGGCTGGCTGATGGTCCGGTTCGGCGGCCGGTCGCAGCGGGAGGCCGACGAGCGCGCCGACGCGCTGGTGGAGGCCCTCGGGACGTCGCCGAACTCGCCGCGCGTCCAGGACCGGCACGACCCGGCGGAGGAGCGCAAGCTGTGGAAGGTGCGTGAAGCGGGGCTGGGCGCGACCGCCTACCCGCCCGGCGAGCCGGACACCCACGAAGGGTGGGAGGACGCCGCCGTCCCGCCCGACAAGCTCGGCGACTACCTGCGGGACTTCCGCGCGCTGGTGGACGAGTTCGGCCTCGAACCCATCTCCCTCTACGGTCATTTCGGGCAGGGCTGCGTCCACACGCGCATCCCGTTCGACCTGTCCGACGACGCGGGCATCGCGCGCTACCGCGACTTCGTGCAGCGCGCGGCGCGGCTCGTCGTGTCCTACGGCGGGTCGCTGTCGGGGGAGCACGGCGACGGCCAGTCCCGCGCCGAGCTGCTGCCGCTGATGTTCGGCGACGACATGGTCGCGCTGTTCGGCCGCTTCAAGGCGATCTTCGACCCGGACGACCGGATGAACCCGGGCAAGGTCGCGACGCCGTCCCGCGAGCAGCGGCCCGAACGGCTGGACGACCACCTGGACCGGCACGGCTACCACCCGTCCGAGCCGGAGACCTCCTTCTCCTACCCGAACGACGACCACCGCTTCACCCACGCCGCCGCGCGCTGCGTCGGGATCGGCAACTGCCGCAGCAGTTCCGGCGGCGTCATGTGCCCGAGCTACCGCGTGACGGGCGAGGAGAAGCACGCGACGCGGGGCCGCGCCCGACTGCTAAACGAGATGATGCGCGGCGAGGTGATCCAGGACGGGTGGCGCTCGAAGGACGTCGCCGACGCGCTCGACCTCTGCCTGGCCTGCAAGGGCTGCCGCCACGACTGCCCAGTCGGCGTGGACATGGCCACCTACAAGGCCGAGTTCCTGTCCCATCACTACGAAGGACGGATCCGTCCGCCCGCGCACTACGCGATGGGCTGGCTGCCGCTGTGGGCGGGCCTCGCGAGCGCCGCGCCGCGCGCGGTGAACGCGGTGACGCACGCGCCGGGGCTGGCGCGGGTCGTCAAGGCGGCGGGCGGCGTGGACCGGCGGCGCGAGCTGCCGCGGTTCGCGGGGGAGCGGTTCAGCGACTGGTTCCGGCGGCGGCGCCCGCAGGGGTCGGGCTGGCGCGGCCCGGTCGTGCTGTGGCCGGACACGTTCACCGACTCGTTCCATCCCGAGGCCGGGAAGGCGGCCGTCGAGGTGCTGGAGAAGGCGGGGTTCCGGGTGGAGGTGCCGCCGCGCCCGTCCCCGCTCGGGACGGCCCGCGACGGCCTGTGCTGCGGCCTGACCTGGATCTCCACCGGCCAGCTCGGCACCGCCGCCCGCGTCCTGCGCCGGACGGCCCGCGCGCTCGGCCCCCGGCTGCGCGCGGGCGAGGAGGTCGTCGTGCTCGAACCGAGCTGCGCGGCCGTGTTCCGCGCGGACGCGCCGGAACTGCTCGCGGGCGACCCGGAGATCGGGCTCCTGCGCGACCGGACGCGCACGCTCGCCGAACTGCTGGACGAGCACGACGTCCCGTTCCCGAAGGCGAAACAGGTCAAGGCGATCGCCCAGCCGCACTGCCACCACCACGCGATCATGGGCTTCGACGCCGACCGCGCGGTGCTCGCGCGGGCCGGGGTGGACACCGAGGTCCTGGACGTCGGCTGCTGCGGCCTGGCGGGGAACTTCGGCTTCGAGCGCGGCCACTACGACGTGTCGGTCGGGGCCGCCGAACTCGGACTCTGGCCCGCCGTGCGCTCCGCGCCGTCCGGGACGGCCGTCCTCGCCGACGGCTTCTCCTGCCGCACCCAGATCGAGGCCGGCACCGACGCCGCGCCCCGCCACCTCGCCGAACTGCTCCGGGACGCTGTGTTAACTGCAAACCCGGCCTGCTCCGCTCGCTAG
- a CDS encoding PucR family transcriptional regulator, whose translation MAQGTAELVAWAETRLPRLIDDVCAAVCDRIALYRDEKIVPRADLHRSIAVNLRFMVDALGGTATPDQAAPEETGARRAHQGAPLPEVLQAYRIACAMLWDLLVGRARAGARADALVDVAGLLWRVADEHAVRLTEAYRAASAELLVARQRRRSALVEALFTGHRVADAGPWEAGKLLGLALDGKLAVVAAETRGLAEEGLVGVERRLARLGVVSAWQLTPTLQAGVVSLRDDQLDPMLAALRESAAARTGVSPLYRSLVDTPRALHLARTALAALPPGTARVRAFGSSPLTALLAHDPDEGRRLADEVLGALLDQPAEERDFLLETLEAYLGNGGSADRAAQVLHCHPNTVRYRMRRIRDLTGRSLTDPRSVAELVAAVQAVRLGPAN comes from the coding sequence GTGGCGCAGGGCACGGCCGAACTCGTCGCCTGGGCCGAGACCCGCCTGCCGCGCCTGATCGACGACGTGTGCGCGGCCGTCTGCGACCGGATCGCGCTCTACCGGGACGAGAAGATCGTCCCGCGCGCGGACCTGCACCGCTCCATCGCGGTCAACCTGCGGTTCATGGTCGACGCGCTCGGCGGCACCGCCACCCCCGACCAGGCCGCGCCCGAGGAGACCGGAGCCCGCCGGGCGCACCAGGGCGCGCCGCTGCCGGAGGTGCTCCAGGCGTACCGGATCGCCTGCGCGATGCTGTGGGACCTGCTCGTCGGCCGCGCCCGCGCCGGCGCGCGGGCGGACGCGCTCGTCGACGTCGCCGGGCTCCTGTGGCGCGTCGCCGACGAGCACGCGGTCCGGCTCACCGAGGCCTACCGGGCCGCGAGCGCGGAGCTGCTGGTCGCGCGGCAGCGGCGGCGGTCGGCGCTGGTGGAGGCGCTGTTCACCGGCCATCGCGTGGCCGACGCCGGTCCCTGGGAGGCCGGGAAGCTGCTCGGCCTGGCGCTCGACGGGAAGCTCGCCGTCGTCGCGGCGGAGACGCGCGGCCTCGCCGAGGAGGGCCTGGTCGGCGTCGAACGGCGGCTCGCGCGGCTCGGCGTCGTCTCGGCGTGGCAGCTCACCCCGACGCTCCAGGCGGGCGTGGTCTCGTTGCGCGACGACCAACTCGATCCGATGCTCGCCGCGCTGCGCGAGAGCGCCGCCGCCCGCACCGGCGTGAGCCCGCTCTACCGGTCGCTGGTCGACACCCCGCGCGCCCTGCACCTCGCCCGGACGGCGCTCGCCGCCCTCCCGCCCGGCACCGCGCGGGTCCGCGCGTTCGGGTCCAGCCCGCTCACCGCGCTCCTCGCGCACGACCCGGACGAGGGACGGCGGCTGGCCGACGAGGTCCTCGGCGCCCTGCTGGACCAGCCCGCCGAAGAACGGGACTTCCTGCTGGAGACCCTGGAGGCCTACCTCGGCAACGGCGGCTCGGCGGACCGGGCCGCGCAGGTGCTGCACTGCCACCCGAACACCGTCCGGTACCGGATGCGCCGGATCCGCGACCTCACCGGCCGGTCGCTGACCGATCCCCGGTCCGTCGCCGAACTGGTGGCCGCCGTGCAGGCCGTGCGGCTCGGCCCCGCGAACTGA
- a CDS encoding thiamine pyrophosphate-binding protein produces the protein MGKIASEALIERLIDWGVDTIFGLPGDGINGIMEGLRRHKDKIRFVLVRHEEAAAFMATGYAKATGKIGVCLATSGPGAVHLLNGLYDAKLDHTPVLAITGMQETSVLGTGYQQEVHTEHLFADVSEYNLVVDNPAQLPGVVDLAVRTALARRGVAHLTFPNDVQIADADADPYAHVAPARPPATAPVFLEPPGVPRASDLRAAANVLNDGSKVALLVGVGALHARDEVLAVAETLGAPVIKTLPGKAVIPDDSPYAVGGIGLLGTRPGEELIEECDTLFMVGTNFPYTQHLPEPGKVRVVQLEADPSRAGARMPTEVPMIGDAKEGLAALLPLLERKKKRGHLEKFQKSMDKWRKDMDALENPKRTPIAPQYVMGVLDDLAADDAILTCDSGTIATWAARHWTIRGDRGFYLSGNLATMAPGLPYSIAIQHAFPGRQVIAYVGDGGFSMLMADFITAVHHRLPIKVIINNNNSLGQILWEQMVLGYPEFGIRYSDEPVADFAAWARSCGGCGLKVTDPRDVEKAVLEALNHDGPALVDVQVDPDEPPMPGKIQYDQAKKFGKAFLKGQPRRSSIATTLFKDKIQQFGK, from the coding sequence ATGGGGAAAATCGCATCGGAAGCGCTGATCGAACGGCTCATCGACTGGGGGGTCGACACGATCTTCGGCCTGCCCGGGGACGGCATCAACGGCATCATGGAGGGCCTGCGCCGCCACAAGGACAAGATCAGGTTCGTGCTCGTCCGGCACGAGGAGGCGGCGGCCTTCATGGCCACCGGGTACGCCAAGGCCACCGGGAAGATCGGCGTGTGCCTGGCGACGTCGGGGCCGGGCGCCGTCCACCTGCTGAACGGGCTCTACGACGCCAAGCTCGACCACACGCCCGTCCTCGCGATCACGGGGATGCAGGAGACGTCCGTCCTCGGCACCGGGTACCAGCAGGAGGTCCACACCGAACACCTCTTCGCGGACGTCTCGGAGTACAACCTGGTCGTGGACAACCCCGCGCAGCTCCCCGGCGTGGTGGACCTCGCCGTCCGGACGGCCCTGGCCCGGCGCGGCGTCGCCCACCTGACGTTCCCGAACGACGTCCAGATCGCCGACGCCGACGCCGACCCGTACGCGCACGTCGCGCCCGCCCGACCGCCCGCGACGGCCCCGGTGTTCCTGGAGCCGCCCGGGGTGCCGCGCGCGTCCGACCTGCGCGCCGCCGCGAACGTCCTCAACGACGGGTCCAAGGTCGCGCTGCTGGTCGGGGTCGGCGCGCTGCACGCCCGCGACGAGGTCCTGGCCGTCGCCGAGACGCTCGGCGCCCCGGTGATCAAGACGCTGCCCGGCAAGGCCGTCATCCCGGACGACTCGCCGTACGCGGTGGGCGGGATCGGCCTGCTCGGCACCCGTCCCGGCGAAGAGCTGATCGAGGAGTGCGACACGCTCTTCATGGTCGGCACGAACTTCCCCTACACCCAGCACCTGCCCGAGCCGGGCAAGGTCCGGGTCGTCCAGCTCGAAGCCGACCCGTCGCGCGCCGGGGCGCGGATGCCCACCGAGGTCCCGATGATCGGCGACGCCAAGGAGGGCCTGGCGGCGCTGCTGCCGCTGCTGGAGCGCAAGAAGAAGCGCGGCCACCTGGAGAAGTTCCAGAAGTCGATGGACAAGTGGCGCAAGGACATGGACGCGCTGGAGAACCCCAAGCGCACGCCGATCGCGCCGCAGTACGTCATGGGCGTGCTGGACGACCTCGCCGCCGACGACGCGATCCTCACCTGCGACAGCGGCACGATCGCGACCTGGGCCGCGCGGCACTGGACGATCCGGGGCGACCGGGGCTTCTACCTGTCGGGCAACCTCGCGACGATGGCGCCCGGCCTGCCGTACTCCATCGCGATCCAGCACGCGTTCCCCGGCCGCCAGGTCATCGCCTACGTCGGCGACGGCGGGTTCTCGATGCTGATGGCGGACTTCATCACCGCCGTCCACCACCGCCTGCCCATCAAGGTGATCATAAACAACAACAACTCGCTGGGGCAGATCCTCTGGGAGCAGATGGTCCTCGGCTACCCCGAGTTCGGCATCCGGTACTCCGACGAGCCGGTCGCGGACTTCGCCGCCTGGGCGCGGTCGTGCGGCGGCTGCGGGCTGAAGGTCACCGACCCGCGCGACGTGGAGAAGGCCGTGCTGGAGGCGCTGAACCACGACGGCCCGGCGCTGGTGGACGTCCAGGTCGACCCGGACGAGCCGCCGATGCCCGGCAAGATCCAGTACGACCAGGCCAAGAAGTTCGGCAAGGCGTTCCTCAAGGGGCAGCCGCGCCGGTCGTCCATCGCGACGACGCTGTTCAAGGACAAGATCCAGCAGTTCGGGAAGTGA
- a CDS encoding glycoside hydrolase family 15 protein, protein MRSERQRAQQAGIAINTAAPADCRLAYAVLHGLTAASGGMAAAVTTSLPERSGAGRNYDYRYAWIRDQCYAGEAVAAHGARLELLDSAVAFVSARVLADGDRLRPAYTVHGGPVPDERRVGLPGYPGSDVVVGNRVNRQFQLDAVGEALHLFATAASAGRLTEDAASAARVAADVIARRWERPDAGVWETEDRLWTHSRLACVAGLRAAAASLATPAEADGWRSLADAILDRTAATGLTRRGYWRRAPGDDRVDAALLVPMIRDALSAGTDATLREIRDGLTEDGFVYRYRVGDRPLGEAEGAFMLCGFLLALAEHRAGDTAAARARFERVRSGCGTTGLFTEEYDVRQRQLRANLPQAFVHALLLETAARLGPG, encoded by the coding sequence TTGCGGAGCGAGCGCCAGCGAGCGCAGCAGGCCGGGATTGCAATAAACACGGCCGCGCCCGCCGACTGCCGCCTCGCCTACGCCGTCCTGCACGGGCTGACGGCCGCGTCGGGAGGGATGGCCGCCGCCGTCACGACCTCGCTGCCCGAGCGGTCCGGCGCGGGCCGCAACTACGACTACCGCTACGCCTGGATCCGCGACCAGTGCTACGCGGGCGAGGCCGTCGCCGCGCACGGCGCCCGCCTGGAGCTGCTGGATTCGGCGGTCGCGTTCGTCTCCGCGCGGGTCCTCGCCGACGGCGACCGGCTGCGCCCCGCCTACACCGTCCACGGCGGGCCCGTCCCGGACGAGCGCCGCGTCGGCCTGCCCGGCTATCCCGGCTCGGACGTCGTCGTCGGCAACCGCGTGAACCGGCAGTTCCAGCTCGACGCGGTCGGGGAGGCGCTGCACCTGTTCGCGACGGCCGCGTCCGCCGGACGGCTCACCGAGGACGCCGCCTCGGCCGCGCGCGTCGCCGCCGACGTAATCGCCCGGCGCTGGGAGCGGCCCGACGCGGGCGTGTGGGAGACCGAAGATCGGCTCTGGACGCACTCGCGGCTCGCCTGCGTCGCGGGCCTGCGCGCCGCCGCCGCGTCCCTCGCGACCCCCGCCGAGGCCGACGGGTGGCGGTCCCTGGCCGACGCGATCCTCGACCGGACGGCCGCCACGGGCCTCACGCGTCGCGGGTACTGGCGCCGCGCGCCCGGCGACGACCGGGTGGACGCGGCGCTGCTCGTCCCGATGATCCGCGACGCCCTGTCCGCCGGGACGGACGCGACGCTGCGCGAGATCCGGGACGGCCTCACCGAGGACGGGTTCGTCTACCGGTACCGCGTCGGGGACCGTCCGCTCGGTGAGGCCGAGGGCGCGTTCATGCTCTGCGGCTTCCTGCTCGCCCTCGCCGAGCACCGCGCGGGCGACACGGCGGCGGCCCGCGCCCGGTTCGAGCGCGTCCGCTCCGGCTGCGGCACGACCGGGCTGTTCACCGAGGAGTACGACGTCCGGCAGCGGCAGCTCCGCGCGAACCTGCCGCAGGCGTTCGTCCACGCCCTGCTGCTGGAGACGGCCGCGCGCCTCGGCCCCGGCTGA
- a CDS encoding DUF3140 domain-containing protein: protein MKQKIAPDVADLWDEFHGAVNMTSEELREWLLTDASGVDALPAAPGSGVPDLGRHVALILRKRKMDLTREDVDTMRRVVDRINDYLANPPAEGASRESWRHGLMNLGHDPLKPDPHGDV from the coding sequence GTGAAGCAGAAGATCGCGCCGGACGTGGCGGACCTGTGGGACGAGTTCCACGGGGCGGTGAACATGACCTCGGAGGAACTGCGGGAGTGGCTGCTGACCGACGCGTCGGGCGTGGACGCGCTGCCCGCCGCCCCCGGCTCGGGCGTGCCCGACCTCGGGCGCCATGTCGCGCTCATCCTCCGCAAGCGGAAGATGGACCTGACCCGCGAGGACGTCGACACGATGCGCCGCGTCGTGGACCGGATCAACGATTACCTGGCGAACCCGCCCGCCGAGGGCGCGTCCCGCGAGTCGTGGCGGCACGGGCTGATGAACCTCGGCCACGACCCGCTGAAGCCGGACCCGCACGGCGACGTCTGA
- a CDS encoding SDR family oxidoreductase, protein MARQRAPRVVVLTGASGGIGRATARLLGARGDRVALLARGATGLGAAARDVRDAGGTALPIPVDVADFAQVDAAADRVETELGPIDVWINVAFTSVFAPFTEIAPEEFRRVTEVTYLGFVHGTRAALDRMLPRDHGTIVQTGSALAKRGIPLQSAYCGAKHAVQGMHESVRTELLHRRSHVRATIVHMPAVNTPQFDWVENRLPDRPQPVPPIYQPEVAARALVHAAAHPRRREYWVGGSTVGTILGNRIAPGLLDRYLARTGYGSQQTGRPADPDAPANLWRPADDTGGHDFGAHGDFDDRAHPRSLQRWASEHRGLLAAGAAGLAGVGGAAYLRSR, encoded by the coding sequence ATGGCTCGGCAGCGAGCGCCGCGCGTCGTCGTCCTCACCGGGGCTAGCGGCGGCATCGGCCGCGCGACGGCGCGGCTGCTCGGCGCGCGGGGGGACCGGGTCGCGCTGCTGGCGCGCGGGGCGACCGGGCTCGGCGCGGCGGCCCGCGACGTCCGGGACGCGGGCGGCACCGCGCTGCCCATTCCCGTGGACGTCGCCGACTTCGCGCAGGTCGACGCCGCCGCCGACCGCGTCGAGACCGAACTCGGCCCCATCGACGTCTGGATCAACGTCGCGTTCACCTCGGTGTTCGCGCCCTTCACCGAGATCGCCCCGGAGGAGTTCCGCCGCGTCACCGAGGTCACCTACCTCGGGTTCGTCCACGGGACGCGCGCCGCGCTGGACCGGATGCTGCCGCGCGACCACGGGACGATCGTCCAGACCGGCTCGGCGCTCGCCAAGCGCGGGATCCCGCTCCAGTCGGCGTACTGCGGCGCCAAGCACGCCGTCCAGGGGATGCACGAGTCGGTGCGGACCGAACTGCTGCACCGCCGGTCGCACGTGCGCGCGACGATCGTCCACATGCCCGCCGTGAACACCCCACAGTTCGACTGGGTGGAGAACCGGCTGCCGGACCGTCCGCAGCCCGTCCCGCCGATCTACCAGCCGGAGGTGGCGGCGCGGGCGCTCGTCCACGCCGCCGCGCACCCGCGCCGCCGCGAGTACTGGGTCGGCGGCAGCACGGTCGGGACGATCCTCGGCAACCGGATCGCGCCCGGCCTGCTGGACCGCTACCTCGCCCGGACGGGCTACGGCTCCCAGCAGACCGGACGTCCCGCCGACCCGGACGCGCCCGCCAACCTGTGGCGGCCCGCCGACGACACCGGCGGCCACGACTTCGGCGCGCACGGCGACTTCGACGACCGCGCGCACCCGCGCAGCCTCCAGCGCTGGGCGTCCGAGCACCGGGGGCTGCTCGCCGCCGGGGCGGCGGGCCTGGCGGGCGTCGGCGGCGCCGCCTACCTGCGCTCCCGGTGA